From a single Fusarium fujikuroi IMI 58289 draft genome, chromosome FFUJ_chr03 genomic region:
- a CDS encoding related to Protein mesA: MASSFQSTLPFLTKTTSHSASNHHGHGHKHSLSNFSNASVSNRRTSLASFHSSRPESQMSQASPPPSRSPLPPGPEIDRISDPNSQSKTPSTGLSSQHSSLSAPRRINPHARPSRKLRSQYPRSSTENHVEYILVASFDIDRGPVMEHQYPVAITGDENMLAELMLPDQAHARNQDWTIFFLHKDTSQEEEDEERKVKENRKQRRKRRRDKAAGIIDEEGEENEEDLPEDEWENDDEDDTESTDSEPEGGEGPPLIYVLNLVNTKHDKSVKRGAIPLLLLALEEYFKAPVPETLAMLYDSVNAMDLSLMPKLSLLERHLLQASDNRDLFVEKFEQMIQMRIAEDQREEAADQSLDATRSPTKLTGISRAGTKAHVEGGQSIYSVPRDTHEFESKVMYKGIPIPIKVPVAVMPETVGDFSLIKLIQNFSDSHQKSPQPFALHPHLTTNGVNTHPIIVLANALLTQKRIIFLGYNMPSGEVAEAVLAACALASGGILRGFTRHAFPYTDLTKIDDLLNVPGFIAGVTNPTFELHPEWWDVLCDLPSGRVKISTKIDPAPVTEGLLYFQQQNAAFAAIASGTTNTSQDYTGDNAFMADVLRSIAARHGERVIRAKWRDWVGKFTQIAAKFEESVYGASALYIGGEDQDLMPPGANGHGYVWADDTAKHKELAGNVTRIEGWRNTRSYYSFIQDLAQIYTIRPLKGLDLAHLHDRLRMQRLTPAQSRDIYLTISKHVHTYDEICLLLSVAPESHAGLFYLALGLFHKDREVRLRTADLLERISDHEAGQHWWKSLSRFEKLAYMRLRREVDAEMQAKLEKEGISAEMERIVS; this comes from the exons ATGGCTTCTTCGTTCCAGTCAACGTTGCCATTCTTGACCAAAACAACCAGCCACAGCGCAAGCAACCACCACGGTCACGGTCATAAACACAGCCTCAGCAATTTCTCCAATGCTTCAGTCTCCAACCGAAGAACCTCCCTGGCTTCGTTTCACTCTTCGCGCCCCGAATCGCAAATGTCACAGGCCTCGCCGCCTCCCTCGAGGtcacctcttcctcctggcCCAGAGATCGATCGCATTTCCGATCCCAATTCGCAGTCAAAGACACCTTCGACGGGTCTGTCCTCGCAGCATTCGTCACTTTCTGCTCCTCGAAGGATCAACCCTCATGCACGACCATCGAGAAAGCTTCGCTCGCAATACCCGCGAAGCTCCACAGAAAACCATGTCGAATACATTCTTGTCGCATCTTTCGATATCGATCGAGGTCCCGTCATGGAGCACCAATACCCGGTTGCGATCACAGGAGACGAAAATATGCTGGCAGAGCTCATGTTGCCCGATCAGGCCCACGCCCGCAACCAGGACTGGAcaatcttctttcttcacaAGGATACAAGtcaggaagaggaggatgaggagcgCAAAGTTAAGGAAAATCGAAAGCAAAGGCGCAAGAGGAGGCGTGATAAAGCCGCTGGTATAATAGACGAGGAGGGTGAAGAAAACGAAGAGGATCTACCAGAGGACGAATGGGAgaacgatgacgaagacgacacCGAATCTACTGATAGCGAACCTGAGGGCGGAGAGGGCCCTCCCCTAATTTATGTGCTTAATCTGGTCAATACCAAACATGACAAATCGGTCAAGAGAGGGGCCatt CCACTGCTACTATTGGCTCTGGAAGAATACTTCAAAGCACCAGTGCCAGAGACATTGGCCATGCTATACGATTCAGTAAACGCCATGGATTTGTCTCTCATGCCTAAACTCAGTCTTCTCGAGCGCCACTTATTACAAGCAAGTGACAACAGGGATCTCTTTGTGGAGAAATTCGAACAGATGATTCAAATGCGGATAGCCGAAGACCAGCGCGAGGAGGCAGCAGACCAGTCATTGGATGCGACAAGGAGTCCGACAAAACTGACTGGTATCTCAAGAGCTGGCACAAAGGCCCATGTCGAGGGCGGCCAGTCGATTTACTCTGTTCCCCGCGACACGCATGAGTTTGAGAGCAAGGTCATGTACAAGGGCATACCGATCCCTATCAAAGTGCCTGTTGCTGTCATGCCAGAAACCGTCGGTGACTTTTCACTCATCAAACTCATTCAAAACTTTTCAGATTCTCACCAGAAATCGCCTCAACCGTTTGCGCTGCACCCTCACCTCACAACGAACGGAGTCAATACCCACCCCATCATTGTGTTGGCAAATGCGCTCTTGACACAAAAGAGAATCATATTTCTAGGGTACAACATGCCCTCAGGCGAGGTCGCGGAAGCTGTCTTGGCCGCGTGTGCGTTGGCATCGGGTGGTATACTTCGTGGGTTTACACGACATGCTTTTCCTTACACCGACTTGACCAAAATCGACGACCTGCTCAACGTACCTGGTTTTATCGCTGGTGTAACGAATCCCACCTTCGAGCTTCACCCCGAGTGGTGGGACGTCTTGTGCGATTTACCAAGTGGAAGGGTCAAGATCAGTACAAAGATCGACCCTGCCCCTGTGACAGAGGGTCTGCTGTACTTCCAGCAACAAAATGCAGCTTTTGCGGCCATTGCAAGCGGTACCACGAACACAAGCCAGGACTATACGGGTGACAATGCCTTCATGGCTGATGTTCTAAGGAGCATTGCTGCGAGACATGGCGAACGTGTGATCCGAGCAAAGTGGCGCGACTGGGTCGGCAAGTTCACTCAAATTGCAGCCAAATTCGAGGAAAGCGTTTATGGAGCTAGTGCCTTGTACATTGGAGGCGAAGATCAGGACTTGATGCCACCAGGGGCTAATGGGCATGGCTATGTCTGGGCGGATGATACAGCTAAGCATAAGGAGCTTGCTGGTAATGTAACAAGAATCGAAGGATGGCGCAACACACGAAGTTATTACAGCTTCATCCAA GATCTGGCACAGATATATACCATCAGGCCACTGAAGGGTCTTGACTTGGCCCATCTTCACGACCGTTTACGAATGCAACGCTTGACCCCCGCGCAGAGTAGAGACATCTATCTCACCATCTCCAAGCACGTCCACACGTACGATGAGATTTGCCTACTGCTTAGTGTAGCCCCTGAGTCGCACGCTGGATTGTTCTACCTTGCCCTTGGTCTATTCCACAAGGACCGCGAAGTCCGTCTGAGAACAGCAGATCTCTTGGAGCGTATATCCGATCATGAAGCCGGACAGCATTGGTGGAAAAGTCTCAGTCGCTTTGAGAAGCTAGCTTATATGCGGCTCCGTCGAGAGGTGGATGCTGAGATGCAAGCAAAGCTTGAAAAAGAAGGCATAAGCGCTGAAATGGAGAGGATAGTAAGCTGA
- a CDS encoding related to vacuolar zinc efflux protein produces the protein MATSVGQSSLDNDTRGWIMCVVSGIACVVGASIVCVDVIVRLFPGKRNFRIQDSNVFLACSLSLSFGVMLFSALYSMLPESKEYFQQAKWSTQAAGLVMMSCFAGGFIGIQGVSRLLHQFMPTHVVECDHTHDENATKDTSCHHERRQSRARRRQSSHPPPEQAPVNKSLSKSTNGNGQNAATESTPLLESTLDSPSQTLKRQASARDGMRRPASPTRSRTTTGLTDGFPERRKSMREVHKRVMSFVQDTKCNCDESNSCYGFTDPCGQECFKHLSSRTSLPSRPGRQPQILRTTTGSFLNRAPEHSHAHHDHEHEHEHEHENGCEDSVEPFARPTYRTSRAKSREPLDPIVPEELSEHDSSCSSAGDDEDVEAQHHHHVPTNAFLSIGLQTSIAIALHKFPEGFITYATNHVNPSLGFNVFMALFVHNITEGFAMCLPLYMALGSRWRAMAWSAFLGGLSQPIGAGIAALWFKLADKTNMQPNAVAYGCLFAITSGIMVSVALQLFVESLSLNHSRNLCIFFGFLGMALLGFSNALVGSH, from the exons ATGGCCACATCCGTGGGCCAGAGCAGCCTCGACAATGATACTCGCGGCTGGATCATGTGTGTTGTCAGCGGCATTG CTTGCGTTGTTGGCGCCTCCATAGTATGCGTTGACGTTATTGTTCGATTGTTTCCTGGCAAGAGAAACTTTCGCATACAGGATAGCAATGTCTTCTTAGCTTGCTCCCTCAGCTTGAGTTTTGGTGTCATG CTATTCTCCGCATTGTATAGTATGTTACCGGAGTCCAAAGAATATTTCCAGCAGGCCAAATGGTCTACTCAAGCTGCTGGACTGGTCATGATGTCCTGTTTCGCTGGTGGTTTCATCGGCATTCAGGGAGTTTCGCGATTGCTTCACCAGTTCATGCCCACCCACGTCGTCGAATGCGATCATACACACGATGAAAATGCAACCAAAGACACTTCATGTCACCACGAGAGGAGACAGTCTCGCGCCCGTCGTCGTCAATCTTCCCATCCGCCGCCTGAACAAGCACCCGTTAACAAGTCGCTTTCCAAATCAACTAACGGTAACGGGCAAAATGCTGCGACTGAGTCCACACCTCTGCTAGAATCTACTTTGGATAGCCCTTCGCAGACTCTCAAGAGACAAGCGTCTGCTCGCGATGGAATGCGACGCCCTGCCAGTCCAACACGAAGCCGTACCACCACAGGACTTACGGATGGCTTCCCTGAGAGGAGGAAGTCCATGCGAGAAGTTCACAAGCGAGTCATGTCCTTTGTACAAGATACAAAGTGCAATTGCGACGAGTCAAACTCCTGCTACGGATTCACAGATCCTTGTGGCCAAGAGTGCTTCAAGCATTTGAGTAGCCGAACCAGTCTACCTAGCAGACCTGGAAGACAACCCCAAATTCTGCGCACTACCACTGGGTCATTTCTAAACCGCGCGCCTGAACATTCCCATGCTCACCACGatcatgagcatgagcatgagcatgagcatgagaatGGATGCGAAGACTCTGTTGAGCCCTTTGCGAGACCAACATATCGAACCAGCAGAGCCAAGTCGCGAGAGCCATTGGATCCGATAGTCCCGGAGGAACTCTCTGAACACGACAGCTCATGCTCTTCTGCAggagacgacgaagatgtcgaagctcaacatcatcaccacgtTCCAACAAATGCATTCTTGTCCATTGGCCTCCAGACCTCCATTGCCATTGCCCTGCACAAGTTTCCTGAAGGATTCATCACCTATGCTACCAACCACGTCAACCCGTCTCTAGGTTTCAACGTTTTCATGGCACTATTTGTCCACAACATCACTGAAGGCTTCGCCATGTGTCTGCCCCTATACATGGCTCTGGGTTCTCGCTGGCGCGCCATGGCGTGGTCGGCCTTCCTTGGTGGTCTCTCTCAACCCATTGGTGCGGGCATTGCTGCACTATGGTTCAAGCTCGCCGATAAGACCAACATGCAACCCAATGCAGTTGCTTACGGATGTCTCTTCGCTATCACTTCCGGCATCATGGTTAGTGTCGCATTGCAGTTGTTTGTGGAGAGTCTGAGCCTCAACCATAGCCGTAACCTTTGCATCTTCTTCGGCTTCCTTGGCATGGCTTTACTGGGATTCAGTAACGCCTTGGTGGGCTCTCACTAG
- a CDS encoding probable DNA-directed RNA polymerase I, II, III 18kD subunit, producing MSDFGDDDVGGAGGDEPMYEEEEITEYYDPEVLEEEDGDQQQNGQDQDNVVVSGDPSAAANALKGGDKLLKDKKIPENERTTTPYMTKYERARILGTRALQISMNAPVLVDLEGETDPLQIAIKEMREKKIPLIVRRYMPDGYYEDWTCEELLQ from the exons ATGTCTGATTtcggcgatgacgatgttggCGGCGCTGGCGG CGACGAGCCCATgtacgaggaggaggagatcacCGAGTACTACGACCCCGAGgttctcgaggaggaggatggtgaCCAGCAGCAAAACGGACAAGATCAGGATAATGTCGTAGTCTCGGGAGATCCTTCTGCCGCTGCCAACGCACTGAAGGGCGGTGACAAGCTactcaaagacaagaagattCCCGAGAACGAGCGAACTACCACACCTTACATGACCAAGTACGAGAGGGCACGCATCCTCGGCACACGCGCTCTGCAGATCAG CATGAATGCGCCTGTGCTCGTTGATCTCGAGGGTGAGACCGATCCCCTTCAAATTGCGATTAAGGAGATGCGGGAAAAGAAGATCCCCTTGATCGTGAGGCGATACATGCCCGATGGCTA CTACGAGGATTGGACCTGCGAGGAACTGCTGCAGTAA
- a CDS encoding probable esterase D yields MAFTTNATINSFGGRFLKLSHKSAVTGTPMNATLYLPGSASSSKPAPLLIYLSGLTCTPDNVTEKGFLHAHASKLGLALLYPDTSPRELDLPGEHDSYDFGSGAGFYIDAKKDPYSKHYKMESYITNELPDLIFKEFKEVDSSRVSISGHSMGGHGALTLFLKNPGKYKSVSAWAPISNPSQCPWGDKAFKGYLGEDKEEWKKHDATELIKSWKGNFPALIDVGTGDNFYKQGQLLPENLEKAVKDAGIEGLTLRYQDGYDHSYFFISTFGEDHVKHAAKALGLL; encoded by the exons ATGGCTTTCACTACGAATGCTACCATCAACAGCTTCGGCGGACGcttcctcaagctctccCACAAGTCCGCCGTTACCGGCACACCCATGAACGCAACTCTCTACCTCCCAGgctcagcatcatcttctaAGCCAgctcctcttctcatctaCCTCTCCGGCCTCACATGCACGCCAGACAACGTCACAGAGAAGGGTTTCCTTCATGCTCACGCCTCCAAGCTCGGTCTTGCTCTTCTCTACCCAGACACTTCTCCCCGCGAGCTCGACTTGCCCGGTGAGCACGACTCATATGACTTTGGCAGTGGAGCGGGTTTCTACatcgatgccaagaaggacCCTTACAGCAAACACTACAAGATGGAGTCGTATATCACCAACGAGCTTCCCGACCTCATCTTCAAGGAGTTTAAGGAGGTTGACTCCTCGCGAGTTTCTATCTCTGGCCACTCTATGGGTGGACATGGTGCACTGACTCTGTTCCTCAAGAACCCCGGCAAGTACAAGAGTGTCAGCGCCTGGGCTCCTATCTCCAACCCTTCCCAGTGCCCCTGGGGTGACAAGGCCTTCAAGGGTTACTTGGGTGAGGATAAGGAGGAGTGGAAGAAACACGATGCCAccgagctcatcaagagctgGAAGGGCAACTTCCCTGCTCTCATTGATGTT GGCACTGGTGACAACTTCTACAAGCAGGGCCAGCTTCTCCCCGAGAACCTCGAGAAGGCTGTCAAGGATGCTGGTATTGAGGGCTTGACTCTCCGCTACCAAGAT GGTTATGACCACTCTtacttcttcatctctaCCTTCGGCGAAGATCACGTCAAGCACGCCGCCAAGGCTCTTGGACTCTTGTGA
- a CDS encoding related to transcription factor IIIA, which yields MSKREAAEPAVDVPPAKRLYRGGLDDLYIDDAEDDLTSAHTPYSTQDPDSPQTVNTAATTPRAKFPSDLKTLACTWPGCPKTFNRPARLRDHLNSHTNSRPFKCPYDGCDKDYIEDKHLKQHIKAVHTLERKHVCQKEGCGKSFVTGTRLKRHQAVHEGEERFRCQDCGQSFRKKETLSKHVRKDHQGLPALQCPEQGCRHAFESKAALKRHRDKDHGEAKFWCGECGLKRIPDGTEQRVGFTTEVLLQAHIRQEHQNCIFCEFKSASRWELEKHVEMHHSGQSVEDRKNIACPYDDCTKKFTKKSNLNAHIRTAHEGFRFVCGQVDLNSSGLQGWTNDQGCGDKFSTKSRLEDHIRYKHLGHERPKLSKPEPSQEINLIDELSGAAIQAERTISCPHCHEAFIRYHDRDAHVELYHPSATDPSLILAGDQLDPAQFFFDGNFPNTTNWPGIMPEDDIFAATMDYGPPRDDWPEDETNILLLARDPALQDPVIDPALGTL from the exons ATGAGTAAacgagaagctgctgagcCAGCCGTTGATGTTCCTCCGGCCAAGAGGCTTTATCGTGGAGGCCTAGATGACTTAT ACATTGATGATGCAGAGGACGACTTAACTAGCGCCCATACTCCATATTCCACTCAGGACCCTGATTCACCACAAACAGTGAATACTGCTGCTACAACTCCCCGGGCCAAGTTTCCTTCGGATCTCAAAACTCTTGCTTGCACATGGCCTGGTTGCCCAAAGACCTTCAATCGACCTGCCAGATTACGAGATCACCTCAATTCTCACACCAATTCCCGACCATTCAAGTGTCCTTATGATGGTTGCGATAAGGATTATATAGAGGACAAGCACTTGAAGCAGCACATCAAGGCTGTCCATACTCTGGAGCGAAAGCATGTCTGTCAAAAGGAAGGCTGCGGCAAGAGCTTTGTGACGGGTACTCGACTTAAACGACACCAGGCTGTTCACGAAGGCGAAGAAAGATTCCGTTGTCAAGACTGTGGGCAGAGTTTCAGAAAGAAGGAGACATTGAGCAAGCACGTTCGAAAAGACCACCAGGGACTGCCTGCACTCCAATGTCCAGAGCAAGGGTGCCGTCATGCTTTTGAGTCCAAGGCGGCCTTGAAGCGACACCGTGATAAGGATCATGGCGAGGCAAAGTTCTGGTGCGGCGAATGCGGTTTGAAGAGGATACCAGATGGCACAGAACAACGGGTTGGATTCACTACTGAAGTGCTGCTTCAGGCACATATCCGCCAAGAACATCAAAACTGCATTTTCTGCGAATTCAAATCTGCTTCACGATGGGAGCTAGAGAAGCATGTCGAAATGCACCATTCCGGTCAGTCCGTCGAGGATCGAAAGAACATCGCCTGCCCATACGACGATTGCACCAAGAAGTTCACTAAGAAGTCCAACCTCAACGCCCATATTCGTACAGCGCATGAGGGGTTCCGCTTTGTTTGCGGCCAAGTCGACCTCAATAGTTCTGGCCTACAGGGCTGGACAAACGATCAAGGCTGTGGTGATAAGTTCAGTACCAAGAGTCGACTAGAAGATCATATACGATATAAGCATCTCGGCCACGAACGCCCTAAGCTCTCGAAGCCTGAGCCGTCTCAAGAAATCAATCTTATCGATGAACTCTCCGGTGCTGCGATCCAGGCAGAGAGAACGATTTCTTGTCCTCACTGCCATGAAGCCTTTATTCGCTACCACGACCGGGATGCACATGTTGAGTTGTATCACCCGTCGGCAACTGACCCGTCTCTTATCCTAGCTGGAGACCAGCTTGATCCTGCTCAGTTCTTCTTCGATGGCAATTTCCCTAACACAACGAATTGGCCTGGTATTATGCCAGAGGATGACATCTTCGCTGCTACAATGGACTATGGCCCTCCGCGAGATGACTGGCCAGAGGACGAAACCAATATACTTCTGTTGGCGAGAGATCCAGCACTACAGGATCCTGTTATTGACCCCGCTCTTGGTACTCTCTga